The proteins below come from a single Phocoena sinus isolate mPhoSin1 chromosome 2, mPhoSin1.pri, whole genome shotgun sequence genomic window:
- the PPP1R36 gene encoding LOW QUALITY PROTEIN: protein phosphatase 1 regulatory subunit 36 (The sequence of the model RefSeq protein was modified relative to this genomic sequence to represent the inferred CDS: substituted 1 base at 1 genomic stop codon), with product MGSSDAHPPPPRRKQGPRKTTYRVPEFYSRRRRLDSQADYILQQLGLRLGMWYWKDETRTLEFRRYVTEDSVEXLLKHHTYFTPAVELRERGKKGKAVHFAEIDGPASDRLTDKRFALRDKSPKGIEKRSQQGNVTLHDAKFVALLLLQDTEMQHICSFTTFLRNKNLDNFLMALLYYLYYYLEKISQEKKPKSCVVGLVEKKEMELVISKLEAAQKYLAQKYCVLVLGLGMPDKHHMCCGKGKISYTQKDWKFFESFYTFCTYVAWIVFRRQHFTEIEEEIGRLFRTDMFNIPRRKREDEESGGEKKRMTFVQFRRMMAKRPAMKKAINMRSPVMSTLLPSLREKAQNISEKKYRQVGMKFPVRMQEHKENLDSVHMPTLASWGKPRCQFNPHTLIPLDTEESMKSGRQSSMIERNNMRIQDTLDLVMRTLSSQTTFPK from the exons ATGGGCAGCAGTGACGCCCACCCGCCACCGCCGCGGAGGAAGCAGGGTCCC CGGAAGACCACGTATCGTGTGCCCGAGTTTTATTCGAGGAGGCGACGGTTGGACTCGCAGGCCGACTA CATTTTACAGCAGTTGGGATTACGATTAGGGATGTGGTACTGGAAAGATGAAACCAGAACTCTTGAATTCAGAAG ATACGTCACAGAAGATTCAGTAGAGTAGCTCCTGAAACATCATACTTA TTTTACACCTGCAGTAGaactcagagaaagaggaaagaaaggcaaaGCAGTTCACTTTGCTGAAATTGATGGTCCAGCTTCAGACAG GTTGACAGATAAAAGGTTTGCTTTAAGAGACAAGTCACCCAAAGGCATAGAGAAACGAAGTCAGCAGGGCAATGTTACACTCCACGATGCTAAAT TTGTTGCTTTGCTTTTGCTACAAGATACTGAGATGCAGCATATCTGTTCTTTTACAACATTTCTGAG GAATAAGAATCTTGACAATTTCCTCATGGCATTGTTGTACTATTTATATTATTACTTGGAAAAAATCTCACaggaaaagaaacccaaaagCTGTGTGGT gggCCTTGTAGAGAAAAAAGAGATGGAATTGGTTATCAGTAAGTTAGAAGCAGCACAGAAATACTTGGCACAGAAGTACTGTGTCCTCGTCCTGGGCTTGGGAATGCCTGATAAGCATCACATGTGCTGCGGAAA GGGGAAAATATCATATACACAAAAAGACTGGAAATTCTTTGAG TCCTTTTATACTTTCTGTACGTATGTAGCCTGGATTGTCTTCCGACGTCAACACTTCACAGAGATTGAGGAAGAAATAGGGAGGCTCTTTCGTACCGACATGTTCAACATTCCTCGAAGGAAGCGCGAGGATGAAGAGTCAGGAGGGGAAAAGAAACGCATGACTTTTGTACAATTCAG gagaaTGATGGCAAAGCGCCCAGCGATGAAAAAAGCCATTAACATGCGCTCTCCAGTCATGTCTACCCTGCTGCCCTCTCTCAGAGAAAAAGCTCAGAATATCTCTGAGAAAAAGTACCGTCAAGTAGGCATGAAATTCCCAGTCCGGATGCAAGAGCACAAGGAAAATCTGGACTCTGTGCACATGCCAAC TTTGGCATCCTGGGGGAAGCCGCGATGTCAGTTCAACCCCCATACCCTTATCCCCCTCGATACAGAGGAAAGCATGAAGTCTGGGAGACAGTCTTCCATGATAGAAAGAAATAACATGAGGATTCAGGATACACTGGACTTAGTCATGAGAACGCTGTCCTCTCAAACAACATTCCCTAAATAA